The candidate division KSB1 bacterium genome segment CATGTTCACGATCCTGCTGGTGTTCCTGCTCAAAAGCTTTTCCGCGGAGGGCCAGTTCGTCACGGTCAGTCCGGAGTTGACCCTGCCCAAATCGACCAGCACGATCAAGCCGAAAGTGGCGCCCATCGTGGCAGTGACGAAGGAATGGGTGATGCTGGATGACAAGCCGCTGGTCAAGATCGACGATATCGATTTGGGCGCCGGCCTGCAGATTCCGGCGCTGCAGCAATCCCTGCAATTTTCGCGTTCGGTGGCGGAGAAGTTGGGCGCCCAGGAGGAGCGTTTCGGCTTTCAAGGGAAAGTGGTGATCATGAGTGATCGCGACATGCCGTTTGCCATCATCAAGCGGGTGATGGCCACCTGCGGCGCCACCGGTTACAACAACATGGAACTGCTGGTTTACGGCAATCCCTCGTGAGCCAGGGATGCGAATTCATCAAACATGCGATAGAGAATGGCAGGTACCCAACACTTGAAGCTGCGCATCGAACGCAACGGTGAAGTGCGCGAACGCCATTTGCGTCAGAAGGAAGCCTTGAGCATCGGTCGCAGCCCGGACAACGACATCGTGCTCTATGGCGAGCATTTCCCCAAGAAGATGCAGATGTTCGTGCCCAACGGCAACGGCTACGAATTGCGGCTGCTGGAGGGCTGCCGCGGCGAGGTGGTGCAGGACAACAAGCGACTGGACTTCACGGATTTGTTGTCGCACGGTCTGTTGCCCAAACGGGACGGCTACCCCTGCATTGCCCTCAGCCCGGGCAAATTCGGTTTTGTTCATCTCGGGGATGTGCGCATCGACTTCGCTTTCGACAGCACGCCAGTCGAAACGCTCGACTTTGCCGGCTTCTCACCAATGCAGGCGTTTCTCAAAAACCTGCAGGAAGACGGCCTGTTCCGCTCGGTCCTGACGGCGTTGTTGATGACCAGCGCGGGCGTCTCTTACTGGCTTAGCACGATTCCGTTTGCCCCGCCGCGACAGGAGGTTGTCGTCGAGCAGGTGGTGCGCCGCATCAGCAAGTTTATCCCCAAAGTTCAGGAGCCACCGCCTCCGCCACCGCCGCTTGCCCAAACCAGCACTGCCGGGGCGGACGCAAACAACCCCAAAAATGAGAAAAAGGAGGGCGCGCAGGAGGGCTCTACCAAAGAGCGCGAAGGCAAAGGCAATGCGGGCTATGGCGAAAAGACGGAGAATCCCGGACAGGGCGTCAACCTCGAAAATATGGCGGCACTGGCGCTGCTGACCGGCAGCGGCAGCAGCGATCAGGGAAGCGGCGTGCTGCAGCAGTTGCTCGATGATGACCTGGCCACCAGTCTCACCAGCGTGGTCACCAATACCAAGTTGACCGCCGGCGGCCGCGGCAAGTCCGGACAGGGCCAGGCGGCGGATCCGAACGACATTCTGGCCGCCAGTCTGATCGGGGAAGGCGAGGGTGGTGGCGGTGCCAAAATCGATGAGATTCTCGCAGGCGACATCGGCTCACAGAAGAAAGTGAGTTTGGAAAAGGCGGCGCGGGTGCGGGTTGAAACCATGAGCAAGACCGGCGGCTCACAGGAGGCCATGGGCGCGCGCAGCGAGGAATCCCTGCGCGCCGTGCTGATGAAGAACATGGGGCGCCTGCAGTACATCTACAACAAATATCTCAAGCTCAACCCCGACATCGGCGGCAAGGTGCAGGTCGAGATCACCATCAACGCCGACGGCACGGTGGCGAAGGCCGTGGTGCTGAGCTCGGAAATTGCCATCCCGGAGTTCCAGAATGAGATCGTCGACGCCATCAAGCGCTGGAAGTATGATGCCATCGCCAGCGGCGCGATGACCGTCGTTTGCCCCATCGTGTTTTATAAAGTTTGAACACGGCCGCGGCGCCCCCGGCACGGCAGAGATCTGAGCCGGCGGATTTATTGTTCCTTCAGACTATTCGCAAGACACGACTCGGCCGGCAGCATGCGGCCGACTGCAACACCCAACGGAAATTCCCCTGCAGAGCAACCGCTTCTGCCGGGGAATTTTTTTCGGAGCCAGCCTGCCGTGGAGACCTCGGCGTTTTCACCGCGCGCTCCAGTGATGAGCGGGAGACTGGACTGTTTCGTGTCCGTCCAAAATCACTGACTTTGCAACGGCTGTTCCCGCAATGGCCTGGCCCTCCTCTAAAAATCGCGTCAGATCATGCGAAATGCTACAGGCCACTCCCAACGGCGTTTAAAGACATGCAAGCTTCCCCTCTCTACAAACAGTCACTCCTGACGGAGTTTTGGGAACACGCCATTTCTTCCCGGCACAAGCAAGTCAGCATGCCAAATTCAGGTTGTATCCTCCGGCTCAGCCGTGGTGGGAACGTTTGGGGAGGGAAATTATTTTTTACAGAAGTATGTTTTCCGCCTGGCACGCGGCTACTTCAATAACCTGTGGAAGTGGCCCGCCTGATGCCATTCGGGCGAATCGTCGCAAAAAATTGATTGAACTTGGGCGAGTCAGTTTCCCCCCGCCTTCCAGTGCAACCGCACGGCCACGCCCTGTGCCTGATGTTCAAACACCAGCCAATGCAGCATGCCGTCATGCGTGCTCGTGAGAGTGACGGGCGCGCCCGCGTGGCTTGCCGTCACCTGCACCTGCGGTGCGGGCGCAAACACGAGCACGCGCGCCTGCCTGCCCGCCGGCCCTTTCACGACAAAGGAAAATTCGCCCTGCTGTCTGCGCTCCTGCGTGATGGCCGCCGAGGCCGCCAGCACATGGGCGGCGGCGCTGTCGAGTTTGGCGAGATCGAACAGCAGTGCCTGCCCGCCGGGCGCAACCCTGATTTGCCTGCAGCGGGGAAGTTGCGGGTCAAACAAATCGATGAAATCGCCGGCGAGTATCTGGGCGCTGGTATCCGCGGTTTCGGCAAAAGTGGCGGCGACAAGGTAGGGCCCGCGGCGCAAGCGCAGGTAGTTTTGCGGTATGATTTTCCGTCCCGCCGGCAGCGCTGCCCCCGCCAGTTGCAGCAGATAGCGGGCTGACTCCTTTTTTTGCGCATAGCCGGCGGGGTCCTCGGTCAAATAGATGAACGACCCCATGCCCACGGGATTGCGGCCGGGCTTGGGCCAATAGCCGAGTTTGAGCGTCTCAAACAAATGTTCTGCCGGCTGCACATAGTCAAACATGCCGCGGCGCCACCACTCCGTGACGCGATTGAAGGGATCGTTGCCGGCGTCGATGAAAATCAGCGTGCCACCTGCCCGCACCCAGTTGCTCAGGCGCTCATGCCATTCGTGATCCTGCGGCTTCATGAAGGAATAGCTCAGGAAAATCACCTTGCAGCCGGTGAGATACTGGGGCAGATGCAGGTTCTCCATCACCAGCGGCTGGATGAAAACCCCGTGTTTAAGCAGCGGCAGCGCCAGGCCGTAGAAAAACGACAGCAGAGAATCTGCGGGCGCCGGTGCGGCGCGCTGCAACAGCATGGACTCGCTCAGCAGGATACCCACCCCGTGCTCGGCGGCCTCGTGTGCGGTTTCCGGTTGGCGCATGTTGCCCAGTGCGTGAGCGATAATCAACATCATTTGCAGCAAGCGGCTGGCGCTGTCGGCCGGTGCGTGGCTGCCAGCCGCCGCCACACCGGGCAACTCATACTGCCAATGTGCCGGGTAAAACAAGGCCGCCGCCACCTGCGCGCGCAACCGGCTTTCGGCCTCCGCCATCGAAATCGATGTGCTTCCTTCAAAGGGGTTGATTTGCAGCCAAAGTTGTTTGTCATGGCCGCGGACTTGATTGGCAAACAGACCGTATTCCAGCAGGGCATTTTCGAAGGGCCGGACAGCCACGACGCCGGCATAGCGGCTGGCGGCCGTCAATGCCTCGGGGCCAACTCTGGCGAGCAAACCATCGCAATCCGGAATGTGCAGGCCGCGGGTGGCCGGACCGACGGCCCCGCGACGGCTGTTGGTCAGCAGGCTGGGGGTGGCGAGGTAACAGGCCACCTCGCGATTTGTCTCTTGCGCGCGTTTTTTGGCGTGGGCAAACAGCCTCACCAGCGCCTCCCAATACAGCCGCTGCTGGTGTTTGCTCATGGCATAGCGCAGGCTGGCGGATTGCGAGGGATTCTGCCAGGGGCTGGCAGTGGCCTCCTGCCAGACGCGCTGAAATGCCGCGCTGGAATCCGCGCCCGGCAGAAAGGCGGGATCATCAAGAATGACGGCCGCCGCGCCACAATTCAGCGCGTGTGTGATTTTGGCCTCGAGATAATGGAGAAACGCAGGCGTGGGGAACAATTCGGGGTTGCTGCTTTCCGGCGCCGCAAGCTGATATTCACCGGGATGAGGCGTGCCGTCCCACGTACCCAGCACATAGTCCTGATACGGCCCGCGATTGAGAACGAGGTTGAAGTACACTTGCACACCCTGTGCGCGCCATCGCTGTGCCGCCGGGAGAAAGGTGTCGTCCGCATTGCTGAGCAACACCGCCTGGACCTGGCTTGCCAGCGCTGCAGGCTGCCCGGCAGCCACACGCAGACATGTGCGGGCGATGGCTGTCGTGTCGCCGGGCGATTGTGCCACGACGGGCAACGGCAGCCAGAACGAGCAGAGCACAGCGAGTGTGACGGGTTTTAAATTCATGGCCATCCTTGCAATGTGAGGAATAGTTCCGAGCGCGACAAAGCCGCGTGTGCGAGTCCCGCCGCGCTGCGGCAGTCAAAAGCACAGACCGGGGGAGCTTCATCATGGCGTCAGGGCCCGCCGCGGGAATTGAGGGGCTGTTTGCGTCCAGCAGCAGAGAATACCGGCAAGGCGGGGCAAACGCGGGCAGCGCTGCCAGGTTTTGCTCGCAAAAACACTTGGCTTTCGCGGTGACGGCTTGCTATATTGCGCCCGGCGAGTACGCCCGGAAAATCACGGCAGGCCGGGTGACAGGCACGCACTTTACACCTGCGACAGGTTTTCTTCGTCCACGCACTGAGGCCGGCGGGTGAATACCGTTTTACCCCCATCGAGATGAATATGGATCTGCGACAGTGGTTGTTCAAATATCGCAGCTACACACCGATTCCCCTGTTGCTCGTCATTCTATGGCTGGCCAATCCCACGCCCCTCAGTTTGATCTCCGGCTTTTTGATCGCTTTGACCGGTGAGAGTTTGCGCCTGTGGGGCGTGCGGCATGCCGGCGGTGCCACCCGCACGACTGGACCGGTCGGCGCCGGCGCGGAGTTGATCACTCACGGCCCGTTTGCCCACGTGCGCAACCCGCTTTATCTCGGCAATTTTGTTCTGAGTCTGGGCCTGTGTGTGATGGCCAATGCCTGGATGCCGTGGATGTTGCTGGTGTTCGTGACGGCCTTTGCCTGGCAATACCGCCAGATCATTGCTCTCGAAGAAGAACACTTGCAGCAGCGCTTTGGTCAGGTTTATACCGACTATTTCAACCATGTGCCGCGCT includes the following:
- a CDS encoding biopolymer transporter ExbD; this translates as MLQSGASADGLKKVGRRKRELNMSLRLTSMMDMFTILLVFLLKSFSAEGQFVTVSPELTLPKSTSTIKPKVAPIVAVTKEWVMLDDKPLVKIDDIDLGAGLQIPALQQSLQFSRSVAEKLGAQEERFGFQGKVVIMSDRDMPFAIIKRVMATCGATGYNNMELLVYGNPS
- a CDS encoding TonB family protein, with amino-acid sequence MAGTQHLKLRIERNGEVRERHLRQKEALSIGRSPDNDIVLYGEHFPKKMQMFVPNGNGYELRLLEGCRGEVVQDNKRLDFTDLLSHGLLPKRDGYPCIALSPGKFGFVHLGDVRIDFAFDSTPVETLDFAGFSPMQAFLKNLQEDGLFRSVLTALLMTSAGVSYWLSTIPFAPPRQEVVVEQVVRRISKFIPKVQEPPPPPPPLAQTSTAGADANNPKNEKKEGAQEGSTKEREGKGNAGYGEKTENPGQGVNLENMAALALLTGSGSSDQGSGVLQQLLDDDLATSLTSVVTNTKLTAGGRGKSGQGQAADPNDILAASLIGEGEGGGGAKIDEILAGDIGSQKKVSLEKAARVRVETMSKTGGSQEAMGARSEESLRAVLMKNMGRLQYIYNKYLKLNPDIGGKVQVEITINADGTVAKAVVLSSEIAIPEFQNEIVDAIKRWKYDAIASGAMTVVCPIVFYKV
- a CDS encoding isoprenylcysteine carboxylmethyltransferase family protein, whose amino-acid sequence is MDLRQWLFKYRSYTPIPLLLVILWLANPTPLSLISGFLIALTGESLRLWGVRHAGGATRTTGPVGAGAELITHGPFAHVRNPLYLGNFVLSLGLCVMANAWMPWMLLVFVTAFAWQYRQIIALEEEHLQQRFGQVYTDYFNHVPRFLPRLTPFKKQQVEVMPLRRALKIERNTLMSFAAVSLAIFLLWRF